In Deinococcus yavapaiensis KR-236, one genomic interval encodes:
- a CDS encoding SDR family NAD(P)-dependent oxidoreductase — MIHAARPLALVTGASGGIGEDIARELADRGHDLVLVARTQGKLEALAERLRVQFGVTSHVIALDLSKADAPARLEAELTARHLTVDVLVNNAGFASYGEFWTLDLAHEMNMIQVNVATLVELTRRLLPGMVARKRGRILNVASTASFMPGPLMAVYYASKAFVLSFGEAIAEELRGTGVTVTTLCPGPTTSGFQERAGMQDSKLLQQGFVRMMTSAQVAKLGVDASLRGQRVIVTGVLNQLQALTPRFLPRSVVVGVVKAAQARGH; from the coding sequence ATGATCCACGCCGCGCGTCCGCTCGCCCTCGTCACCGGAGCTTCCGGCGGCATCGGAGAAGACATCGCCCGAGAACTCGCCGACCGAGGCCACGACCTCGTCCTCGTCGCGCGCACGCAGGGCAAGCTCGAAGCGCTCGCCGAACGGCTGCGGGTGCAGTTCGGCGTCACCTCGCACGTCATCGCGCTCGACTTGTCGAAAGCGGATGCGCCCGCGCGACTCGAAGCCGAGCTGACCGCGCGCCACCTCACCGTCGACGTCCTCGTGAACAACGCGGGCTTCGCGAGTTACGGCGAGTTCTGGACGCTCGATCTCGCGCACGAGATGAACATGATTCAAGTGAACGTCGCCACGCTCGTGGAGCTCACCCGCCGTCTCCTGCCCGGCATGGTGGCGAGAAAGCGCGGACGAATCCTGAACGTCGCCTCGACCGCGTCGTTCATGCCGGGACCGCTCATGGCCGTGTACTACGCCTCGAAGGCCTTCGTGTTGTCTTTCGGCGAAGCGATCGCCGAGGAACTGCGGGGCACGGGCGTCACCGTCACGACCCTCTGCCCCGGCCCGACGACCTCGGGCTTCCAGGAACGCGCCGGCATGCAAGACTCGAAGCTCTTGCAGCAGGGCTTCGTGCGGATGATGACGAGCGCTCAAGTCGCGAAGCTCGGCGTGGACGCTTCGCTGCGCGGTCAGCGCGTCATCGTGACGGGCGTCCTGAATCAGTTGCAGGCCCTCACCCCACGCTTCTTGCCGAGAAGCGTCGTTGTGGGCGTCGTCAAAGCTGCACAGGCCCGCGGCCACTGA
- a CDS encoding tetratricopeptide repeat protein → MKRLLTALLLASPLAVCLADVASAQAVTSERWVGWSDAPPATDDDVTAQLLEAAFANRFPNRADVRADFSVIGTYERALSAMSPSDPNYKATKAELDRLRAKAKGNLSGTPAPVRGAVKAVTFAEALNGARHAAYLDAPQKDIDRLANLLQGKTAAQLQGVVATGVLKNRPAIALAALLAAHARDAKNPAHLVNAAGLLSLLGMPYEALSFLDEANKLGTPSGAFVSRAVMLNARGHALLTLGRFADAETALREAVRLDPFLAEAKRNLALALRAQGKKTEAVTYFAAAGRRGPAPKNASTATATPPPAPPAVPGGPSSPPTAPPSTPTSTSTGTAARTLVLTPAHEVYDLSRGRGWKLPSLKYPKNVQDGQAFFEQVKELQEWYRQRSDARMQQVAELQQQQAARLVQARRPSPGDELAKARVYDIVFRITALPFEPTLKKRFALVAEELTRDEGAVNFGGSQFDATKPNSQQTVFFNSRTPSGRFAQAMKDIAAAETPELTACRDSDCREGVRRKYNAMRCPAFKEAHARWRTSMLRLDGAYAELMDPMYRVATGLASNISDPVDFKLARLTAQQEAENLISNLLATASSAGNLWAQYETRVADGMDCDGTAEAEAQPQEEAPEAFECPLTGPYKLKADLKIAELSVNCEKVAVEITVLESELLFVESGGFAELEYAFEGEITLTLGTKAGVGGVLTAGAKSAVYIKVDTSGAFKDFGVKQSTAAGVMLGPVGAEVEIETPISLIPG, encoded by the coding sequence ATGAAACGCCTCCTGACGGCCTTGCTGCTCGCGAGCCCCCTCGCCGTTTGCCTCGCCGACGTCGCGTCCGCCCAAGCCGTCACGAGCGAGCGTTGGGTCGGCTGGAGCGACGCCCCTCCCGCAACCGATGACGACGTGACCGCGCAGTTGCTGGAGGCCGCGTTCGCCAATCGCTTTCCCAACCGCGCGGACGTCCGCGCGGACTTCTCGGTGATCGGCACCTATGAACGCGCGCTGAGCGCCATGTCGCCGAGCGACCCGAACTACAAGGCCACCAAAGCCGAACTTGACCGCTTGAGGGCGAAAGCGAAAGGCAACCTTTCCGGCACGCCCGCGCCCGTTCGCGGCGCGGTGAAAGCGGTGACGTTCGCCGAGGCCCTGAACGGCGCGCGTCACGCCGCCTACCTCGACGCGCCGCAAAAAGACATCGACCGACTCGCGAACTTGCTGCAAGGCAAGACGGCCGCGCAACTCCAAGGCGTCGTCGCGACCGGAGTCCTCAAGAACCGTCCTGCCATCGCCCTCGCCGCCCTCTTGGCGGCGCACGCGCGAGACGCGAAGAACCCCGCGCATCTCGTGAACGCCGCAGGCTTGCTGAGCTTGCTCGGCATGCCGTACGAAGCCCTCTCGTTCCTCGACGAGGCGAACAAGCTCGGCACGCCGAGCGGCGCCTTCGTGTCGCGCGCCGTGATGCTCAACGCGCGCGGTCACGCGCTGCTCACCCTCGGGCGTTTCGCCGACGCGGAAACGGCCTTGCGAGAAGCCGTACGCCTCGACCCGTTCTTGGCGGAAGCGAAGCGCAACCTCGCGCTCGCCTTGCGGGCACAAGGCAAGAAGACCGAAGCGGTGACGTACTTCGCCGCCGCAGGGCGGCGTGGTCCCGCTCCGAAGAACGCCTCGACGGCGACGGCGACGCCTCCTCCCGCGCCGCCCGCCGTGCCCGGAGGACCGTCCTCACCACCGACGGCGCCCCCGTCCACGCCGACTTCGACCTCGACCGGTACGGCCGCGCGCACGTTGGTGCTCACCCCGGCTCACGAAGTGTACGACTTGTCGCGTGGACGCGGTTGGAAGCTTCCGAGCTTGAAGTACCCGAAGAACGTGCAAGACGGCCAAGCGTTCTTCGAGCAAGTGAAAGAGTTGCAGGAATGGTATCGCCAGCGCAGCGACGCACGAATGCAGCAAGTCGCCGAGTTGCAACAACAGCAGGCGGCACGCCTCGTGCAGGCAAGGCGACCTTCGCCGGGAGACGAACTCGCCAAGGCGCGCGTGTACGACATCGTCTTCCGCATCACCGCCTTGCCGTTCGAACCGACCCTCAAAAAGCGCTTCGCGCTCGTCGCTGAGGAGTTGACGCGCGACGAAGGCGCGGTGAACTTCGGCGGGTCGCAGTTCGACGCCACGAAGCCGAACTCGCAGCAGACCGTGTTTTTCAATTCGCGCACGCCAAGCGGTCGTTTCGCGCAGGCCATGAAGGACATCGCGGCGGCGGAAACGCCCGAGCTGACGGCTTGCCGGGACTCCGATTGTCGCGAGGGCGTGAGGCGAAAGTACAACGCGATGCGCTGCCCCGCTTTCAAGGAGGCCCACGCTCGCTGGCGCACGTCGATGCTGCGTCTCGACGGCGCCTACGCCGAACTGATGGACCCCATGTACCGCGTCGCGACGGGTCTGGCCAGCAACATTTCCGATCCCGTCGACTTCAAGCTCGCGCGCCTCACCGCGCAGCAGGAAGCCGAGAACCTCATCTCGAACCTTCTCGCGACGGCGTCGAGCGCCGGGAACTTGTGGGCGCAATACGAGACTCGTGTGGCGGACGGCATGGACTGCGACGGCACGGCCGAGGCCGAAGCGCAACCTCAAGAGGAAGCGCCCGAAGCCTTCGAATGTCCTCTGACGGGACCGTACAAGCTCAAGGCGGACTTGAAGATCGCCGAGCTCAGCGTGAACTGCGAAAAGGTCGCCGTGGAAATCACGGTGCTCGAAAGCGAACTCCTGTTCGTCGAGAGCGGCGGATTCGCCGAACTCGAGTACGCCTTCGAAGGAGAGATCACCCTCACGCTGGGCACGAAGGCGGGCGTCGGCGGCGTCTTGACGGCCGGGGCCAAGAGCGCCGTGTACATCAAGGTCGACACGAGCGGGGCGTTCAAGGATTTCGGCGTGAAGCAGTCAACGGCGGCGGGCGTGATGCTCGGTCCGGTCGGCGCGGAAGTCGAGATCGAAACGCCGATCAGCCTCATTCCCGGTTGA
- a CDS encoding ATP-binding protein, which yields MTASSWHVRLLGVPHLDSDAGATLVLERKAAALLAYLALEGPTRRAQLTELLWPDTREAAARNNLVHLLRKLRSATSAELVEGAEVLTLAEDASTDVKRVWQAFEEGRYEDVLASDGELLQGSSYDDCLELHDWIALQQERLRERRLTAWRDRSDRAERDGRFDEALRHASALLDLDVLSEDAWRRVMRLHYLRGDRPASLKAYHKCKDVLERELGVEPLPETKELARLVSQGRVEVPSVARTDIPLSVLRPPVLVGREGEWASLEEAWQAGKFIFLSGEPGVGKSRLALDFASSKGEYHVLEGRPGDTNQPGASSARAFRTLLNRHTDLPLEPWVRLEMSRYLPELAEAGEAPPPLTNHLDVLRFRQAMGVFALATNAGITTMIVDDWQFFDDVSVEDGMSFFGGAYPLGQPGGMPRVIATLRTGETSEANLRLLEQLVQGGMALHIELRPLAPESRFALLEQVGVPGEGELRSRLASYAGGNPLFLLETVKHLIESNQLASGLPERLLPSGRVGDLIARRLARLSTTALQTARAAAVLQRDFSVELVADVLGAPLLDTATAWEELEAAQITRGERFSHDLVYEAVDVGMPDTVRRLLHRSAARVLPRYDAAPSRVARHWLRGGDFAKAADWLSQAAVIAEASAQFREATMFFEEAAGCFETNGDVDAARSARDAAARTARLVLVDAS from the coding sequence ATGACCGCCTCGTCCTGGCACGTTCGCTTGCTCGGAGTTCCTCATCTTGATTCCGATGCTGGAGCGACGCTCGTTCTGGAGCGCAAGGCGGCGGCCCTGCTGGCGTACCTCGCGCTCGAAGGGCCGACGAGACGCGCCCAACTCACCGAGTTGCTGTGGCCCGACACCCGCGAAGCCGCCGCCAGAAACAACCTCGTGCACCTGCTGCGCAAGCTGCGAAGCGCCACGAGCGCCGAACTCGTCGAAGGCGCCGAAGTCCTGACGCTCGCCGAGGACGCTTCCACGGACGTCAAGCGCGTCTGGCAGGCCTTCGAGGAAGGCCGGTACGAGGACGTGCTCGCGAGCGACGGAGAACTGCTGCAAGGCTCGAGCTACGACGACTGCTTAGAACTCCACGACTGGATCGCGCTGCAGCAAGAACGGCTACGTGAGCGTCGTCTCACCGCTTGGCGCGACCGAAGCGACCGCGCCGAACGAGACGGACGCTTCGACGAAGCCTTGCGGCACGCGTCGGCCCTGCTCGACCTCGACGTCCTTTCCGAAGACGCGTGGCGGCGCGTGATGCGGCTTCACTACCTGCGCGGCGACCGCCCCGCCTCGTTGAAGGCGTACCACAAGTGCAAGGACGTGCTGGAACGCGAACTCGGCGTGGAACCTCTGCCGGAAACGAAGGAACTCGCGCGCCTCGTCAGCCAAGGGCGCGTGGAAGTTCCCAGCGTCGCGCGGACGGACATTCCTCTCAGCGTCCTGCGCCCCCCGGTCCTGGTGGGACGCGAGGGCGAGTGGGCCTCTTTGGAAGAGGCGTGGCAGGCGGGCAAGTTCATCTTCCTGAGCGGCGAGCCCGGCGTCGGCAAGTCGAGGCTCGCGCTCGACTTCGCGTCGAGCAAGGGTGAGTATCACGTGCTCGAAGGACGTCCCGGCGACACGAACCAGCCGGGCGCGTCCTCGGCGCGCGCCTTTCGGACGCTGCTGAACCGCCACACGGACTTGCCGTTGGAACCGTGGGTGCGCCTGGAGATGTCACGGTATCTTCCCGAACTCGCCGAGGCGGGCGAAGCGCCGCCACCCCTCACCAACCACCTGGACGTGCTGCGGTTTCGGCAAGCCATGGGCGTCTTCGCGCTCGCCACGAACGCCGGGATCACCACCATGATCGTGGACGACTGGCAGTTCTTCGACGACGTGAGCGTCGAGGACGGCATGTCGTTCTTCGGCGGGGCGTATCCGCTCGGTCAACCTGGCGGCATGCCGCGCGTCATCGCGACGCTCCGCACGGGCGAAACGTCCGAGGCGAACTTGCGGCTGTTGGAGCAACTCGTGCAAGGAGGAATGGCCTTGCACATCGAATTGCGTCCTCTCGCGCCCGAAAGCCGCTTCGCCTTGCTGGAACAAGTCGGCGTGCCCGGCGAAGGGGAGTTGCGGTCGCGCTTGGCGTCGTACGCGGGCGGCAATCCGCTCTTCTTGCTGGAAACCGTCAAGCACCTCATCGAGTCGAACCAGCTCGCCTCGGGCCTTCCCGAGCGACTTCTTCCGTCCGGAAGGGTCGGCGATCTCATCGCGCGTCGGCTCGCCCGTCTGTCCACGACCGCTTTGCAAACCGCCAGGGCGGCGGCCGTGCTGCAGCGCGATTTCTCGGTGGAACTCGTCGCGGACGTTCTCGGCGCGCCCTTGCTGGACACGGCGACCGCTTGGGAGGAGTTGGAGGCCGCTCAGATCACGCGCGGTGAACGCTTCAGCCACGACCTCGTGTACGAGGCGGTCGACGTCGGAATGCCCGACACCGTTCGGCGCCTGCTGCACCGAAGCGCCGCGCGCGTCCTGCCGCGTTACGACGCCGCGCCGAGCCGCGTCGCGCGACACTGGCTCCGAGGCGGCGACTTCGCGAAGGCCGCCGATTGGCTCTCGCAAGCGGCCGTCATCGCCGAGGCGTCCGCGCAGTTTCGCGAAGCCACGATGTTCTTCGAGGAGGCCGCCGGGTGCTTCGAAACGAACGGGGACGTCGACGCGGCGCGCTCGGCACGCGACGCCGCCGCCCGCACCGCACGCCTCGTCCTCGTCGACGCTTCCTGA
- the coaD gene encoding pantetheine-phosphate adenylyltransferase: protein MKHAVYPGSFDPVTNGHMDVLTRAARIFDTVTVTVMHNARKTGKHLFTLEERLEILQAATAHLRNVKVDTFGGLLVEYMREQGNSVIIRGLRAVSDYEYELQIAHLNRQLGDVETVFIMAATRWSYVSSSMVREIASYGGDVSKMVPAATDKALKHKFAALP from the coding sequence GTGAAACACGCCGTCTACCCCGGCTCCTTCGATCCCGTCACGAACGGACACATGGACGTGCTGACGCGCGCGGCGCGCATCTTCGACACCGTCACCGTCACCGTCATGCACAACGCGCGCAAGACCGGCAAGCACCTCTTCACCCTCGAAGAGCGCCTCGAGATCCTCCAAGCCGCGACGGCGCATCTGCGCAACGTCAAGGTGGACACTTTCGGCGGCCTGCTCGTCGAGTACATGCGCGAGCAGGGCAACTCGGTCATCATCCGCGGCTTGCGGGCCGTCTCGGATTACGAGTACGAACTGCAAATCGCGCACCTCAATCGCCAACTCGGCGACGTCGAGACCGTCTTCATCATGGCGGCCACACGGTGGAGTTACGTCAGCTCCTCCATGGTGCGCGAAATCGCCTCGTACGGCGGCGACGTCTCGAAAATGGTGCCCGCCGCGACCGACAAGGCCCTCAAACACAAATTCGCCGCCTTGCCCTGA
- a CDS encoding TetR/AcrR family transcriptional regulator — MVIKQRARNDEDKTARREHILDTAVRLWDERPYDELTMSDLAKTVGLAKGTLYLYFRTKEEVFVAVLERLLWTWFATVDERLDAKEHAAPGEVADLLADTLRGQERMVRLLALLNTVLEQNVNVEVGLKFKADLAERLAITGARLARLLPGLDGPRVLLHMNALVIGLFTVTAETPALKAARDHESLRHLAMDFDTELRFSLAALLGGLTQEV; from the coding sequence GTGGTCATCAAGCAGCGCGCCCGCAACGACGAGGACAAGACCGCGCGGCGCGAGCACATCCTCGACACCGCCGTTCGCCTGTGGGACGAGCGTCCCTACGACGAGCTCACCATGAGCGACCTCGCCAAAACCGTCGGGTTGGCCAAAGGCACGCTGTACCTCTACTTCCGCACGAAAGAGGAAGTGTTCGTCGCCGTCCTAGAGCGTCTGCTGTGGACGTGGTTCGCCACCGTGGACGAGCGACTCGACGCCAAAGAACACGCGGCGCCCGGCGAAGTCGCCGACCTGCTCGCCGACACCTTGCGAGGCCAGGAGCGCATGGTTCGCCTGCTCGCGCTTCTCAACACCGTCTTGGAGCAAAACGTGAACGTCGAGGTCGGCTTGAAGTTCAAGGCGGACCTCGCCGAGCGGCTCGCCATTACGGGGGCGCGGCTCGCCCGCCTGCTTCCCGGCCTCGACGGACCGCGCGTCCTGCTGCACATGAACGCCCTCGTGATCGGCCTGTTCACCGTCACCGCCGAGACGCCCGCCCTGAAAGCCGCCCGCGACCACGAGTCGCTTCGCCACCTCGCGATGGACTTCGACACGGAACTTCGCTTCTCGCTCGCCGCCTTGCTGGGCGGCCTCACCCAGGAGGTATGA
- a CDS encoding superoxide dismutase produces the protein MPKYELPPLPYPNDALEPHIDAQTMEIHHDRHHAAYVNNANAALEGLDDLQALSPEELIRNLDRVPQDKRGALRNNAGGHVNHSMFWQIMGPNGGGQPTGELAAAIDEAFGSFDAFKQKFTQAGITRFGSGWAWLVVKNGKLDVVSTANQDNPLMGEAVAGVGGTPILGLDVWEHGYYLKYQNKRPDYIAAWWNTVNWDKVAELYTAAK, from the coding sequence ATGCCGAAATACGAACTGCCCCCCCTGCCTTACCCCAACGACGCCCTCGAGCCGCACATCGACGCCCAGACGATGGAGATCCACCACGACCGTCACCACGCCGCGTACGTCAACAACGCCAACGCGGCGCTCGAAGGTCTCGACGACCTGCAAGCGCTGAGCCCAGAGGAGCTCATCCGCAACCTCGACCGCGTGCCGCAAGACAAGCGGGGCGCGCTTCGCAACAACGCGGGCGGGCACGTCAACCACTCGATGTTCTGGCAAATCATGGGCCCGAACGGCGGCGGTCAGCCCACGGGCGAACTCGCGGCGGCCATCGACGAGGCCTTCGGGTCCTTCGACGCGTTCAAGCAGAAGTTCACGCAAGCGGGCATCACCCGCTTCGGATCGGGCTGGGCGTGGCTCGTCGTGAAGAACGGCAAGCTCGACGTCGTCTCGACCGCCAACCAAGACAACCCCCTCATGGGCGAGGCGGTCGCAGGCGTCGGCGGCACGCCGATCCTCGGATTGGACGTGTGGGAGCACGGCTACTATCTCAAGTACCAAAACAAGCGCCCCGACTACATCGCCGCGTGGTGGAACACGGTGAACTGGGACAAGGTCGCCGAGCTGTACACCGCCGCGAAGTAA
- a CDS encoding aldehyde dehydrogenase family protein, giving the protein MTSILPSPQDSLPDFSLPHAMLSRRAADPTFRSLPSRKMRLRKLAAAVKAYRADIAEALRRDLGKGRAEAEVSEVHSVRLEIRLALRNLDRWARTRRVATPSTLLMASSQVRREPKGAVLILAPWNYPANLALTPLVSAIAAGNTVALKPSEKAPRTAEVLVKLLRETFAPDEVAVFTGGPEVARGLLELPWDHVFFTGSTRVGREVMRAASKHLSPVTLELGGKSPAIVHASADLKLAAERVAWAKFVNAGQTCVAPDFALVHESVALRFVSELKKATVVSYGEAARLQGNRDYGRLVDEGSAERLQALVEDAVALGAKVEIGGSAAPSERFMAPTILTNVDGHMKVMEEEIFGPVLPILTYREEVEIASLVTELGSPLALYVFAEDNGFVERTLRDTRSGGVVVNGALSHILNPHLPFGGVGPSGMGSYHGEWGFKTFSHERAVLRQGRLSALKAMTPPYGRPVPRLTAWLLRLIS; this is encoded by the coding sequence ATGACGTCCATCCTGCCCTCACCGCAAGACTCGCTGCCGGACTTCTCGCTGCCCCACGCGATGCTGTCACGCCGCGCCGCCGACCCCACCTTCCGCTCGCTTCCCTCGCGCAAGATGCGCCTTCGCAAGCTCGCGGCGGCCGTCAAGGCGTACCGCGCCGACATCGCCGAAGCGCTTCGCCGCGACCTCGGCAAAGGCCGCGCGGAAGCCGAGGTGAGCGAAGTGCACTCCGTGCGCCTCGAAATTCGCCTCGCTCTCAGGAACCTCGACCGTTGGGCGCGCACGCGGCGCGTCGCCACGCCGTCCACTTTGCTGATGGCCTCGTCGCAAGTGCGGCGCGAACCCAAAGGCGCCGTCTTGATCCTCGCGCCGTGGAACTACCCGGCCAATCTCGCCTTGACGCCGCTCGTGTCGGCCATCGCGGCGGGCAACACCGTGGCCCTCAAGCCTTCCGAGAAAGCGCCCAGAACCGCCGAGGTGCTCGTGAAGCTTTTGCGCGAGACCTTCGCGCCCGACGAAGTCGCGGTCTTCACCGGCGGCCCCGAGGTGGCGCGCGGTCTTTTGGAACTGCCGTGGGATCACGTGTTCTTCACGGGTAGCACGCGCGTCGGACGCGAGGTGATGCGCGCCGCCTCCAAGCACCTCTCCCCCGTCACCTTGGAGCTCGGCGGCAAAAGCCCCGCCATCGTGCACGCCAGCGCCGACCTCAAGCTGGCCGCCGAGCGCGTCGCGTGGGCCAAGTTCGTCAACGCCGGTCAGACGTGCGTGGCGCCCGACTTCGCCCTCGTGCACGAATCCGTCGCGCTCCGATTCGTGTCCGAGCTCAAGAAGGCGACCGTCGTTTCGTACGGCGAGGCGGCGCGCTTGCAAGGCAATCGCGACTACGGGCGGCTCGTGGACGAAGGGTCGGCCGAACGCCTGCAAGCCCTCGTGGAAGACGCGGTGGCGCTCGGCGCGAAGGTGGAGATCGGTGGAAGCGCCGCGCCGAGCGAGCGCTTCATGGCCCCGACGATCCTGACGAACGTCGACGGTCACATGAAGGTCATGGAAGAGGAGATCTTCGGGCCCGTCCTGCCGATCTTGACGTACCGCGAGGAAGTCGAGATCGCGTCGCTCGTGACCGAACTCGGCTCGCCGCTCGCCCTGTACGTCTTCGCCGAGGACAACGGTTTCGTGGAGCGCACCTTGCGTGACACGCGCTCGGGCGGCGTCGTCGTGAACGGAGCGTTGTCGCACATCCTCAATCCGCACCTGCCCTTCGGCGGCGTGGGACCGAGCGGCATGGGCAGCTATCACGGCGAGTGGGGCTTCAAGACGTTCAGCCACGAACGCGCGGTCTTGCGACAAGGGCGATTGTCCGCGCTCAAGGCGATGACGCCGCCGTACGGTCGTCCCGTTCCGCGCCTCACCGCGTGGCTGCTGCGCCTCATTTCGTGA
- the mobA gene encoding molybdenum cofactor guanylyltransferase, which yields MKLAGAITAGGRSKRFGTDKALFEFEGRSLLRRVADSLDDCEPKLLIAPPGKYDLGGWRLVDDTRPGEGPLAGLEAALAQVDDWLAFAGVDLPFVRPELWNVLARFTLGADLVVPLDEAGRRQPLSALYHASLLPRVTALLDGGERKLNELQQAARTVFVPWAHVSHLGPHLFVNLNTPSDLPRAP from the coding sequence GTGAAGCTCGCCGGGGCCATCACGGCGGGCGGACGCTCCAAGCGCTTTGGCACCGACAAGGCATTGTTCGAATTCGAGGGCCGCTCGCTGCTGCGGCGCGTCGCGGACAGCTTGGACGACTGCGAACCGAAGTTGCTGATCGCGCCTCCCGGCAAGTATGACCTCGGCGGCTGGCGCCTCGTGGACGACACTCGGCCGGGCGAGGGTCCGCTGGCGGGTCTCGAGGCGGCGCTCGCACAAGTGGACGACTGGTTGGCTTTCGCGGGCGTGGACTTGCCGTTCGTGCGTCCGGAGTTGTGGAACGTCCTCGCGCGCTTCACGCTCGGCGCGGACCTCGTCGTGCCGCTCGACGAGGCGGGGCGGCGCCAACCCTTGTCGGCGCTGTACCACGCCTCGCTTCTGCCCCGAGTCACGGCGTTGCTGGACGGCGGCGAGCGTAAGCTCAACGAGCTTCAGCAAGCCGCGCGAACGGTGTTCGTCCCGTGGGCGCACGTGTCGCATCTCGGACCGCACTTGTTCGTGAACCTCAATACGCCAAGTGACTTACCCCGCGCACCTTGA
- a CDS encoding RsmD family RNA methyltransferase, giving the protein MPDLRILGGVAKGRALKVPESARPTGARLRKSLFDLLAARFDEGAFLDLYGGSGAVGLEAASRGYAVTLIDKDKRAVKTLEDNARALGLDARVLHGDALALLPRLGRFDLVFLDPPYEHDIAKATRAVLTSHVVADEGTLVVQHPVQLTPPSAEGWNAERRVYGSNVLTLYTRSS; this is encoded by the coding sequence GTGCCCGACCTCCGCATCCTCGGGGGCGTCGCCAAAGGACGCGCCCTCAAAGTTCCCGAAAGCGCCCGTCCCACCGGCGCCCGCCTTCGAAAAAGCCTCTTCGACCTTCTCGCCGCTCGCTTCGACGAAGGCGCCTTCCTCGACCTCTACGGCGGAAGCGGCGCCGTCGGCCTCGAAGCGGCCAGCCGCGGCTACGCCGTCACCCTGATCGACAAGGACAAGCGCGCCGTGAAGACCCTCGAAGACAACGCGCGCGCCCTCGGTCTCGACGCGCGCGTCCTCCACGGCGACGCGCTCGCCCTCCTGCCGCGCCTCGGACGCTTCGACCTCGTCTTCCTCGACCCGCCGTACGAGCACGACATCGCCAAGGCGACCCGAGCCGTCCTCACGTCGCACGTCGTGGCCGACGAAGGCACCCTCGTCGTGCAACACCCCGTGCAACTCACCCCGCCGAGCGCCGAAGGATGGAACGCCGAGCGGCGCGTCTACGGCAGCAACGTCCTCACGCTGTACACTCGATCATCGTGA